A genomic stretch from Gemmatimonadaceae bacterium includes:
- a CDS encoding Lrp/AsnC ligand binding domain-containing protein gives MITAIVLVKADPKSIPQCATKLAGIEGVSQVYSVSGEWDLVAIIEVTDYEGVATVVTEHMTQVPGLRSTQTLTAFRAYSKKDLEQAWDIGLE, from the coding sequence ATGATCACCGCAATCGTGCTCGTCAAAGCCGATCCCAAATCGATTCCGCAATGCGCGACCAAGCTTGCTGGAATCGAAGGGGTCTCACAGGTCTATTCCGTCTCCGGGGAATGGGATCTGGTTGCCATCATCGAGGTGACGGATTACGAAGGTGTTGCAACAGTAGTGACGGAGCACATGACGCAGGTGCCTGGATTGAGAAGCACTCAGACACTGACGGCGTTTCGCGCGTACTCGAAAAAGGATCTGGAGCAGGCGTGGGACATCGGGCTGGAGTGA